A genomic segment from Yimella sp. cx-51 encodes:
- a CDS encoding LytR C-terminal domain-containing protein, with protein sequence MKYAQTTGLSHARKRKRRRSLIVLVIVSLAVVVGTAYAAAYTSGLIPGSRPPQKPASCSPTKIIYPNAGFTVNVYNASRNQGKAKEVARALKSHHFSMAVVSNDPYAMKLTDVGQVRYGPKGAAKAKQFVVPLIPGVQELADGRDDDSVDVVLGDQFPDIAVLPSPTSSTPPGC encoded by the coding sequence ATGAAGTACGCACAGACCACCGGACTCAGTCACGCCCGCAAACGCAAGCGACGGCGCTCGCTGATCGTGCTCGTCATCGTGTCGTTGGCGGTCGTGGTGGGCACTGCGTACGCCGCCGCCTACACCTCCGGCCTCATCCCGGGTAGCCGCCCGCCGCAGAAGCCGGCCAGTTGCAGCCCGACCAAGATCATCTACCCCAACGCCGGTTTCACCGTGAACGTCTACAACGCTTCGCGCAACCAGGGCAAGGCCAAGGAAGTGGCGCGCGCGCTCAAGAGCCACCACTTCAGCATGGCCGTGGTCAGCAACGACCCGTACGCGATGAAACTCACCGACGTCGGCCAGGTGCGCTACGGGCCCAAGGGGGCGGCCAAGGCTAAGCAGTTCGTCGTGCCGCTCATCCCCGGCGTCCAGGAACTTGCCGACGGCCGCGACGACGACTCGGTCGATGTCGTGCTCGGAGACCAGTTCCCCGACATCGCGGTGCTCCCCTCCCCCACGTCCAGCACGCCGCCCGGCTGCTGA
- a CDS encoding type II toxin-antitoxin system VapB family antitoxin: protein MIFKAVGEGRPYPDHGLDTPKHWSHLAPRLVRLDQLITTKRVLDLDTLLSEDSTFYGDLFAHVVQWNDELYLEDGLHRALRAALHQRATLHARVHMM, encoded by the coding sequence GTGATCTTCAAGGCGGTGGGCGAGGGGCGTCCGTATCCCGACCACGGCCTCGACACGCCCAAGCACTGGAGCCACCTGGCTCCCCGACTGGTGCGGCTCGACCAACTCATCACCACCAAGAGGGTGCTCGACCTCGACACACTCCTGTCGGAGGACTCCACCTTCTACGGTGACCTCTTCGCCCACGTCGTCCAATGGAATGACGAGCTCTACCTCGAGGACGGCCTGCACCGCGCCCTGCGCGCAGCCCTGCACCAACGCGCGACCCTGCACGCCCGCGTCCACATGATGTGA
- a CDS encoding helicase HerA-like domain-containing protein, translating into MTESAATQLDLIKSGYGFEGAALELGVAMNDGKPVPGVPVRLPLAMMNRHGLVAGATGTGKTKTLQLMAEQLSNEGVPVFIADIKGDISGLASPGEASAKLTERAASMGQEWTPTAYPTEFLSLGGVGKGVPIRATMTSFGPTLLSKVLGLNDTQESSLGLIFHYADKRGLTLLDLKDLQAVIKHLTSDEGKADLKDLGGLSSATAGVILRSLITFADQGADAFFGEPEFDTADLLRVGADGKGVITCLELPRVQDRPALFSTFLMWLLADLFHDLPEVGDADKPKLVFFFDEAHLLFKDASKAFLAAIEQTVKLIRSKGVGIFFVTQTPKDVPDAVLAQLGNRVQHALRAFTPDDQKALTQTVRTFPHSGYDLEKLLTSLGIGEAVVTVLSENGAPTPVAWTRMLAPTSLMAPSPEATIDQVVGASPLNPKYSQAIDRESAYEMLNARVSAAPEPAASDPAPPAPAAPPASRPAKEEPGMVTQVVQSSAFKSMLRSAGTVIGREITRSLFGTARRRR; encoded by the coding sequence GTGACCGAATCTGCTGCGACCCAACTCGATCTCATCAAGTCCGGCTACGGATTCGAGGGCGCTGCGCTCGAACTCGGAGTGGCGATGAACGACGGCAAGCCGGTGCCCGGAGTGCCGGTGCGGCTGCCGCTGGCGATGATGAACCGGCACGGCCTGGTGGCCGGTGCGACCGGTACCGGCAAGACCAAGACGCTGCAGCTCATGGCCGAGCAACTCTCCAACGAGGGTGTGCCCGTCTTCATCGCCGACATCAAGGGCGACATCTCCGGCCTTGCCAGCCCGGGCGAGGCCAGCGCCAAGCTGACCGAGCGGGCAGCCAGCATGGGGCAGGAGTGGACGCCGACGGCGTACCCGACGGAGTTCCTCTCCCTCGGCGGCGTCGGCAAGGGCGTGCCGATCCGCGCCACGATGACCTCCTTCGGTCCGACGCTCCTGTCGAAGGTGTTGGGGCTCAACGACACCCAGGAGTCGAGCCTCGGCCTGATCTTCCACTACGCCGACAAGCGCGGCCTGACGCTGCTCGACCTCAAGGACCTCCAAGCAGTCATCAAGCACCTCACCTCCGACGAGGGCAAGGCCGACCTGAAAGACCTCGGCGGGCTGTCGTCGGCGACCGCCGGGGTGATCCTGCGCTCGCTGATCACCTTTGCCGACCAGGGCGCGGACGCCTTCTTCGGTGAGCCGGAGTTCGACACCGCCGATCTGCTCCGGGTCGGCGCGGACGGCAAGGGCGTCATCACCTGCCTCGAACTGCCCCGCGTCCAGGACCGTCCGGCGCTCTTCTCCACCTTCCTGATGTGGCTGCTGGCCGATCTCTTCCACGACCTGCCTGAAGTGGGCGACGCCGACAAGCCGAAGCTGGTCTTCTTCTTCGACGAGGCACACCTGCTCTTCAAGGACGCCTCCAAGGCGTTCCTGGCGGCCATCGAACAGACTGTCAAGCTGATCCGTTCCAAGGGCGTCGGCATCTTCTTCGTCACCCAGACGCCCAAGGACGTGCCGGACGCAGTGCTGGCGCAACTGGGTAACCGGGTGCAGCACGCGCTGCGCGCCTTCACCCCCGATGACCAGAAGGCGCTCACCCAGACGGTGCGCACCTTCCCGCACTCCGGCTACGACCTGGAGAAGCTGCTCACGTCGCTCGGCATCGGTGAAGCCGTGGTGACCGTGCTCAGCGAGAACGGCGCTCCGACGCCGGTGGCGTGGACGCGGATGCTCGCGCCCACCTCGTTGATGGCCCCGTCGCCGGAAGCCACGATCGACCAGGTCGTCGGCGCGTCGCCGTTGAACCCGAAGTACTCGCAGGCGATCGACCGCGAGTCGGCCTACGAGATGCTCAATGCGCGGGTGAGCGCGGCCCCCGAGCCGGCCGCGAGCGATCCTGCGCCGCCCGCTCCTGCGGCCCCTCCGGCGTCCAGGCCCGCCAAGGAAGAACCGGGCATGGTGACGCAGGTGGTGCAGTCGAGCGCCTTCAAGTCGATGTTGCGTTCGGCCGGCACGGTCATCGGACGCGAGATCACCCGCAGCCTTTTCGGCACCGCGCGCCGCCGACGCTGA
- a CDS encoding phosphatase PAP2 family protein: MRAYQPPRWWVEFGILIILNLVYEHLRNLVPFRQAEAQNRAQQVWQFTQQMHWDVELGFNQFVASHSVIAHAFNAYYTYLHLPVTAATLLWIFRVHKRAYRATRSVLVITTVLGLAGFYLFPMAPPRLLHGGSFIDTLVEFGTWGSWSSPTVASQTNQYAAMPSLHCAWALWVGLCLFFFAKRRWLRVIGVLYPICTFTVVVGTANHFILDGVAGAAILAVAFATQRILYGQSSFAPAATYEELTLTPEPEKPGHRLQAPLHGGTSHRVSLERATPREH, translated from the coding sequence TTGCGCGCCTACCAACCGCCGCGCTGGTGGGTGGAATTCGGCATCCTGATCATCCTCAACCTCGTCTACGAGCACCTGCGCAATCTGGTGCCGTTCCGGCAGGCCGAGGCGCAGAACCGCGCCCAACAGGTGTGGCAGTTCACTCAGCAGATGCACTGGGACGTCGAACTCGGCTTCAACCAGTTCGTCGCCTCGCACTCGGTGATCGCGCACGCCTTCAATGCGTATTACACCTATCTCCACCTACCGGTGACTGCGGCGACGCTGCTGTGGATCTTCCGCGTGCACAAGCGGGCTTATCGCGCCACGCGATCGGTGTTGGTCATCACCACGGTGCTCGGACTCGCCGGTTTCTATCTCTTCCCGATGGCTCCGCCGCGGTTGCTGCACGGCGGGTCGTTCATCGACACCCTGGTCGAGTTCGGCACATGGGGGTCGTGGAGCAGCCCGACCGTCGCGAGCCAGACCAACCAGTACGCCGCGATGCCGAGCCTGCACTGCGCGTGGGCGCTGTGGGTCGGCCTGTGCCTCTTCTTCTTTGCCAAGCGACGCTGGCTGCGGGTCATCGGCGTGCTCTACCCGATCTGCACCTTCACCGTCGTGGTCGGCACGGCCAATCACTTCATCCTGGATGGCGTCGCGGGCGCCGCAATCCTCGCGGTCGCCTTCGCCACCCAGCGCATCCTCTACGGGCAGAGCAGCTTCGCTCCGGCGGCGACCTACGAAGAGCTCACCCTGACGCCTGAGCCGGAGAAGCCCGGTCACCGGCTCCAGGCTCCGCTCCACGGCGGCACCAGCCACCGGGTGAGTCTCGAACGCGCGACCCCCAGGGAGCACTGA
- the recR gene encoding recombination mediator RecR: protein MYEGVVQDLIDELGRLPGIGPKSAQRIAFHLLQADPADVNRLVEVLQTVKARVRFCEACFNVAESERCRICADTKRDRTQLCVVEEPKDVLAIERSREFKGVYHVLGGAIDPMSGIGPDDLRITELFRRLGEEPIEEVLIATNPNHIGEATATYLVRSMRPMGVTLSRLASGLPVGGDLEYADEVTLGRAIEGRKVLTNV from the coding sequence GTGTACGAGGGCGTGGTTCAAGATCTGATCGATGAGCTCGGGCGGCTGCCCGGCATCGGTCCCAAGTCGGCGCAACGAATCGCCTTCCACCTGCTGCAGGCCGACCCGGCCGATGTCAACCGGTTGGTCGAGGTGCTGCAGACGGTCAAGGCGCGGGTTAGGTTCTGCGAGGCCTGCTTCAACGTCGCCGAGTCGGAGCGCTGCCGCATCTGCGCCGACACCAAACGCGACCGCACCCAGTTGTGCGTCGTCGAGGAGCCCAAGGACGTCCTGGCCATCGAGCGCTCCCGCGAGTTCAAGGGCGTCTACCACGTGCTCGGTGGGGCGATCGATCCGATGTCGGGCATCGGTCCGGACGACCTGCGCATCACCGAACTCTTCCGCCGACTCGGCGAAGAACCCATCGAGGAAGTGCTCATCGCCACCAACCCCAACCACATCGGAGAGGCGACGGCCACCTACCTGGTGCGTTCGATGCGCCCGATGGGCGTCACGCTCTCGCGGCTGGCGTCCGGCCTGCCGGTCGGCGGCGACCTGGAGTACGCCGATGAGGTCACCCTCGGTCGGGCCATCGAAGGACGAAAGGTGCTCACCAATGTCTGA
- a CDS encoding MerR family transcriptional regulator, whose product MRISELSEATGMPIATLKFYLREGVLHPGVPQAKTQASYDDTHIERVKLVRALTEVGGLSIASTRRVVEAMNDPDVDRLSLLATAQESLAPNVIVPRDEHPLADAILGEVGWVYDPKDRMVDLLERQLEAINDSEIGVSHDQLTGLAGLVHTIAEVDLALVPDDPATAVRNVVLGTALTDRLMITLRRLAQTDVAVRKATPAEPVRP is encoded by the coding sequence GTGCGAATCTCGGAACTGTCGGAGGCGACAGGCATGCCGATCGCGACACTCAAGTTCTACCTGCGTGAAGGCGTGCTGCACCCTGGCGTTCCCCAGGCCAAGACCCAGGCCTCATACGACGACACACACATCGAGCGGGTGAAGCTGGTGCGGGCCCTGACCGAGGTCGGCGGACTCTCGATCGCGAGCACTCGTCGGGTCGTCGAGGCGATGAACGATCCGGACGTCGACCGGTTGAGTTTGCTGGCCACCGCCCAGGAGTCGCTGGCGCCCAATGTCATCGTCCCGCGCGACGAGCACCCGCTGGCGGACGCCATCCTCGGCGAGGTGGGTTGGGTCTACGACCCCAAAGATCGGATGGTCGACCTCCTGGAGCGCCAGCTCGAGGCGATCAACGACTCCGAAATCGGGGTCTCCCACGACCAACTCACGGGTCTGGCCGGCTTGGTGCACACCATCGCCGAGGTCGACCTCGCCCTCGTGCCGGACGACCCGGCCACCGCGGTGCGCAATGTCGTGCTCGGCACCGCTCTGACCGACCGACTCATGATCACCTTGCGCCGGCTCGCGCAGACCGATGTCGCCGTGCGTAAGGCAACTCCGGCCGAGCCAGTCCGTCCTTGA
- a CDS encoding DNA polymerase III subunit gamma and tau: MSTALYRRYRPETFADVIGQEHVTEPLMQALRTGRVNHAYLFSGPRGCGKTTSARILARCLNCEQGPTPTPCGTCDSCVALSRKGAGTVDVIEIDAASHGGVDDARDLRERASYGPAQSRFKIYIIDEAHMVTPQGFNALLKIVEEPPEHVKFIFATTEPEKVIGTIRSRTHHYPFRLVPPARLAEYMQQLCATENVAVEPGVLSFVTRAGGGSVRDSLSVLDQLIAGSDDVGLTYAGAASLLGFTDSALLDATVDALAAGDGAAVFTQIDRVVESGHDPRRFVEDLLERLRDLIIVAAVPDGAEAVLRGLPADQVERMRSQAGVFGANGLSHAADIINAGLTEMTGATSPRLQLELMCARVLLPRASGEQGYGARLDRLERRMEIAGSASAASSPIAAPEAPTTAPAPAAPVASTEQPAPHAQTRPEPEPAVYRPSVEAPASSEHASAGPQTPPADHETTGEPDARERSTAQAPTPSSPHVQPPTSVQQADADADAPDTAGPAGHAASDATPQVAPSAPRDEPVAATTSAPSAGGMSLGVDELRREWPNILQRIAGIRRVTWTLISQHAHVASFDGSLLVLGSSSPGLVERIGSDPNPNIVRRAVHEALGLDVRVQARVVGADGALEQSSAQSEQSSSGWGPSTDAAVADPGEDEAAKQAAIRSRWQQRVQQAGGQPPTQQAQRPETERPASPPAVPAAAAQSVDSSALDAQAALSRVQREDNSGDWSTSDAAAPAWATAPAAPSSPSFVEPPAVEGPDDTPVESMDDEDVEDGAAVGLPVMSEVLGAVVIEDVRE; encoded by the coding sequence GTGAGCACCGCCCTGTATCGCCGCTACCGACCGGAGACGTTCGCCGACGTCATCGGGCAGGAACACGTCACCGAGCCGCTCATGCAGGCGCTGCGCACCGGACGGGTCAACCACGCTTATCTCTTCAGCGGTCCGCGCGGCTGCGGCAAGACCACGAGCGCTCGCATCCTGGCCCGTTGCCTCAACTGCGAGCAGGGCCCGACACCCACCCCGTGCGGCACGTGCGATTCGTGTGTTGCGTTGTCGCGCAAGGGTGCCGGCACGGTCGATGTCATCGAGATCGACGCCGCGAGCCACGGAGGCGTGGACGACGCCCGCGACCTGCGCGAGCGCGCGTCCTACGGGCCGGCGCAGAGCCGGTTCAAGATCTACATCATCGACGAGGCGCACATGGTGACGCCGCAGGGCTTCAACGCGCTGCTGAAGATCGTCGAGGAGCCGCCGGAGCACGTGAAGTTCATCTTCGCGACGACCGAGCCGGAGAAGGTCATCGGCACGATCCGGTCGCGCACCCACCACTACCCGTTCCGGCTGGTGCCGCCGGCCCGGCTGGCTGAATACATGCAGCAGTTGTGCGCCACCGAGAATGTCGCCGTCGAGCCCGGCGTGCTCTCGTTCGTCACCCGCGCCGGTGGCGGATCGGTGCGTGACTCGCTGTCGGTGCTCGATCAGCTGATTGCCGGTTCGGACGACGTGGGCCTGACCTACGCCGGTGCCGCCTCGCTCCTGGGTTTCACCGATTCCGCCCTGCTCGACGCCACCGTCGATGCACTGGCTGCCGGTGACGGCGCGGCGGTCTTCACCCAGATCGACCGCGTCGTCGAGTCGGGTCACGACCCGAGGCGATTCGTCGAAGATCTGCTCGAACGGCTGCGCGATCTCATCATCGTCGCCGCCGTGCCTGACGGCGCCGAGGCGGTGCTGCGCGGCCTGCCTGCCGACCAGGTCGAGCGCATGCGCTCGCAGGCGGGTGTGTTCGGCGCGAACGGGCTTTCGCATGCCGCCGACATCATCAATGCCGGGCTCACCGAGATGACCGGAGCCACGAGTCCGCGGCTGCAGCTCGAACTCATGTGTGCTCGGGTGTTGTTGCCGCGGGCGTCCGGCGAGCAGGGCTACGGGGCGCGCCTCGACCGCCTCGAGCGTCGCATGGAGATCGCCGGGTCGGCCTCCGCTGCGTCCTCGCCGATAGCGGCGCCGGAGGCACCTACGACGGCGCCCGCCCCCGCGGCGCCCGTCGCCTCGACCGAGCAGCCTGCTCCCCACGCACAAACCCGGCCTGAGCCTGAGCCCGCCGTGTACCGACCGTCGGTCGAGGCGCCTGCTTCCTCGGAGCATGCTTCGGCCGGCCCGCAGACGCCACCCGCTGATCACGAAACGACCGGCGAGCCGGATGCTCGCGAGCGCTCTACAGCGCAGGCGCCCACGCCGTCGTCCCCGCACGTACAGCCGCCCACCTCCGTCCAGCAGGCCGACGCCGACGCCGATGCGCCTGACACTGCGGGACCTGCGGGGCACGCCGCATCGGACGCCACCCCGCAGGTCGCACCGTCCGCGCCGCGAGACGAGCCGGTGGCTGCCACGACGTCGGCGCCCAGCGCGGGTGGGATGAGTCTGGGTGTCGATGAACTGCGGAGGGAATGGCCCAACATCCTCCAGCGCATCGCCGGCATCCGCCGGGTCACCTGGACCCTCATCAGCCAGCACGCCCATGTCGCATCCTTCGACGGCTCGTTGCTGGTGCTGGGCAGCAGCAGCCCGGGCCTGGTCGAACGCATCGGCTCAGACCCCAACCCCAACATCGTGCGTCGTGCAGTGCATGAGGCCCTCGGTCTGGACGTGCGGGTGCAGGCCCGAGTGGTGGGGGCCGACGGGGCGCTGGAGCAGAGCAGTGCGCAGTCGGAGCAATCGTCCTCCGGTTGGGGGCCGAGTACCGATGCAGCGGTCGCCGATCCGGGGGAGGACGAGGCCGCCAAGCAGGCCGCGATCAGGTCTCGTTGGCAGCAGCGGGTGCAGCAGGCGGGCGGTCAACCGCCCACGCAGCAGGCGCAGCGTCCCGAGACCGAGCGTCCTGCATCTCCTCCTGCCGTCCCGGCGGCAGCTGCGCAGTCGGTCGATTCCAGCGCGCTCGACGCGCAGGCTGCGTTGTCGCGAGTGCAGCGTGAAGACAATTCCGGCGACTGGTCGACCTCTGACGCAGCAGCTCCGGCGTGGGCGACAGCGCCCGCGGCGCCATCCTCCCCAAGCTTTGTCGAGCCGCCGGCCGTCGAAGGTCCGGATGACACACCGGTGGAGTCGATGGACGACGAGGACGTCGAGGACGGCGCAGCCGTCGGGCTCCCGGTGATGTCCGAGGTATTGGGTGCAGTGGTCATCGAGGACGTACGGGAGTAG
- a CDS encoding LytR C-terminal domain-containing protein, with amino-acid sequence MRLRRTVIAATAPLLTLALVGCGSGDKPAPSKTPICPSALPAPAYKVALSQIYLNVFNASGTDGLASKVASEFTWRGAHVIKTGNDANPDDRPEPKSAEIRYGKNGRQIALNLATQVENAVLYQDDRTNPTVDLVLGNSFKLVPVPPPAAERVTVNVYNTTFRTGLSGQIASDLKSRGFKVDAVGNDPRGGFFPDDTAIVRYGEHGEPAARRVALSVSGARLVKDGRADETIDLVVGSKFDQLVPAAQATMKPVPKATKPPGC; translated from the coding sequence ATGCGACTGCGCAGGACGGTGATCGCCGCGACTGCACCTCTGCTGACCCTCGCACTCGTCGGCTGCGGGTCGGGTGACAAGCCGGCACCGAGCAAGACACCGATCTGCCCGAGCGCCCTCCCGGCGCCGGCGTACAAGGTTGCGCTCTCGCAGATCTACCTGAACGTCTTCAACGCCAGCGGTACCGACGGACTGGCCTCCAAGGTGGCCTCCGAGTTCACCTGGCGCGGTGCACACGTCATCAAGACCGGCAATGACGCCAACCCCGATGACCGCCCCGAACCCAAATCGGCTGAGATCCGCTATGGAAAGAACGGCCGCCAGATCGCACTCAATCTCGCGACGCAGGTGGAGAATGCTGTGCTCTACCAGGACGACCGCACCAACCCGACCGTCGACCTCGTGCTCGGCAACTCTTTCAAGCTCGTCCCGGTGCCGCCGCCCGCGGCCGAGCGGGTGACGGTCAACGTCTACAACACGACCTTCCGCACCGGACTCTCCGGCCAGATCGCCAGCGACCTCAAGAGCCGCGGTTTCAAGGTGGACGCCGTCGGCAACGACCCCCGCGGCGGCTTCTTCCCCGACGACACCGCAATCGTGCGTTACGGCGAGCACGGCGAGCCAGCAGCCCGCCGAGTTGCGTTGTCGGTCAGCGGTGCCCGCCTGGTCAAGGACGGCCGCGCCGACGAGACGATCGACCTGGTGGTCGGGTCGAAATTCGACCAACTGGTGCCCGCGGCGCAGGCCACGATGAAGCCGGTGCCCAAGGCCACGAAGCCACCCGGCTGCTGA
- a CDS encoding alpha-hydroxy-acid oxidizing protein, which yields MNDAQHDLPFGRWIQSRIYSAGVFGRRPSVPTHPAALEELGLKAMSPAARDYVQTGAGAGSTMTANRAAFDKHRIVPRMLRDVSRRDQSITLLGRELPSPLLTAPIGVLEMAHPEADLAVARGARAAQTPMIISSQASYPMEQIAGALGDHPSWFQLYWSNQPSVVESFVRRAEAIDAEAIVVTLDTTVLGWRTLDLDRAFLPFARGMGIAQYTSDPAFQALVEARVAADDLPTPDGRPTPTAVRSLLSITRNYPGDFRDNLRSAHPRAAVQTFLDVFSRTDLTWADLATLRAMTKLPILVKGVQSADDARLALEHGVDGIIVSNHGGRQVDGAIGSLDALAEIVPVVDGTVPVLFDSGIRCGADVYKVLALGASAVCIGRPYVYGLAIAGADGVREVLEHFRAELDLMMATTGVTSIAEIDRSTLA from the coding sequence GTGAATGACGCACAGCACGACCTGCCCTTCGGACGCTGGATCCAGTCGCGCATCTATTCGGCGGGCGTTTTCGGCCGTCGCCCCTCGGTGCCGACGCACCCCGCCGCTCTGGAGGAGTTGGGGCTGAAGGCAATGAGCCCGGCCGCCCGCGACTACGTGCAGACCGGCGCTGGGGCTGGTTCGACGATGACCGCCAACCGTGCGGCCTTCGACAAGCACCGGATCGTGCCGCGGATGCTGCGCGATGTCTCCCGGCGCGACCAGTCGATCACGCTGCTGGGGCGCGAACTCCCCTCGCCGCTGCTCACCGCGCCGATCGGCGTACTGGAGATGGCCCACCCCGAGGCTGATCTCGCAGTTGCACGTGGCGCACGGGCGGCGCAGACGCCGATGATCATCTCCTCGCAGGCGTCCTACCCGATGGAGCAGATCGCCGGCGCGCTCGGTGACCACCCGAGCTGGTTCCAGCTCTACTGGAGCAACCAGCCGTCGGTGGTCGAGTCGTTCGTCCGGCGCGCTGAGGCGATCGACGCCGAGGCCATCGTGGTCACCCTCGACACCACCGTGCTCGGCTGGCGCACCCTCGATCTCGATCGCGCCTTCCTGCCGTTCGCTCGCGGAATGGGCATCGCGCAGTACACCTCCGATCCGGCGTTCCAGGCGTTGGTCGAGGCGCGCGTCGCCGCTGACGACCTACCCACTCCCGATGGCCGGCCCACGCCGACCGCGGTGCGCTCACTGCTGTCGATCACCCGCAACTACCCCGGCGACTTCCGCGACAACCTGCGCTCGGCCCACCCGCGGGCCGCCGTCCAGACCTTCCTGGACGTCTTCTCCCGCACCGATCTGACCTGGGCCGATCTGGCGACGCTGCGCGCGATGACCAAGCTGCCAATCCTGGTCAAGGGCGTGCAATCCGCGGACGACGCCAGGCTCGCCCTGGAGCACGGGGTCGACGGCATCATCGTGTCGAACCACGGCGGTCGGCAGGTCGACGGTGCGATCGGTTCGTTGGACGCCCTCGCCGAGATCGTGCCCGTGGTCGACGGCACGGTGCCGGTGCTCTTCGACAGTGGCATCCGGTGCGGCGCGGACGTCTACAAGGTGTTGGCCCTCGGCGCGTCAGCGGTCTGCATCGGCCGGCCATATGTCTACGGGCTGGCGATCGCCGGCGCCGACGGGGTGCGCGAGGTGCTCGAACACTTCCGCGCCGAACTCGACCTCATGATGGCCACCACCGGCGTCACCTCGATCGCCGAGATCGACCGCTCCACCCTGGCCTGA
- a CDS encoding DUF5063 domain-containing protein: protein MSEISDLGGLADETARDAETFALSVREIAAGSAPETAIPLLLLLLTQLQLSGARLGAVQDVVPPDRFEADPGPERDLDPVRQSLANLFDGIDDYTDLVDPVTSVELARGALSDDLAAIVQALEHGLAHYRSGRRTEALWWWQFSYLSEWGVRAASALRVLLTILRHLRLDVDDEVAAEAEFDALHP from the coding sequence ATGTCTGAGATCTCCGACCTCGGCGGTTTGGCCGACGAGACCGCACGCGATGCCGAGACGTTCGCCCTGAGCGTACGCGAGATCGCGGCAGGCAGCGCACCCGAGACCGCCATCCCGTTGCTCCTGCTGCTGCTCACCCAGTTGCAACTGAGCGGCGCCCGCCTCGGCGCCGTGCAGGACGTCGTGCCGCCCGACCGTTTCGAGGCCGACCCCGGGCCGGAGCGTGACCTCGATCCGGTGCGGCAGAGCCTGGCCAATCTCTTCGACGGCATCGACGACTACACCGACCTGGTCGACCCCGTCACCTCGGTGGAACTGGCCCGCGGCGCGCTCTCGGACGACCTCGCCGCCATCGTTCAAGCACTCGAGCATGGCCTGGCCCACTACCGCTCCGGTCGCCGCACCGAGGCCCTGTGGTGGTGGCAGTTCAGCTATCTGTCGGAGTGGGGTGTGCGCGCGGCATCGGCGTTGCGAGTGCTGCTGACGATCCTGCGCCACCTGCGCCTCGACGTCGATGACGAGGTTGCTGCCGAGGCGGAGTTCGACGCCCTCCACCCGTGA
- a CDS encoding 1-acyl-sn-glycerol-3-phosphate acyltransferase, which produces MLYLTTRLVVGPLARAWFRLTVEGAHNVPRTGGVLLASNHLSFIDSFAIPLAAPRKVVFLAKAEYFTGTGAKGAASRAWFNSMGMVPVERDDSKAAARSLEIALEVLGRGEAFGIYPEGTRSRDGLLYRGHVGVAHLALTAKVPVVPVGLIGTQDVQPVGTNKLTRAPFSVKFGEPIDFTGRFDGVAQGKARRQATDEIMDAIAALSGQQRAGKYNERAATV; this is translated from the coding sequence ATGCTGTATCTCACCACTCGCTTGGTCGTCGGTCCGCTGGCTCGGGCGTGGTTCCGGCTCACCGTCGAGGGAGCCCACAACGTGCCGCGCACCGGGGGAGTGCTGCTGGCCAGCAATCACCTGTCGTTCATCGACAGCTTCGCCATTCCGCTCGCCGCGCCGCGCAAGGTGGTCTTCCTCGCCAAAGCGGAGTACTTCACCGGCACGGGCGCCAAAGGTGCGGCCAGCCGCGCGTGGTTCAACTCGATGGGCATGGTGCCGGTCGAACGCGACGACTCAAAAGCTGCGGCTCGGTCGCTGGAGATCGCCCTGGAAGTGCTCGGGCGCGGCGAGGCCTTCGGTATCTATCCCGAAGGCACCCGGTCGCGCGACGGCCTGCTCTACCGCGGTCACGTCGGCGTCGCCCACCTCGCGCTCACCGCAAAGGTGCCGGTGGTCCCGGTGGGCCTGATCGGCACGCAGGACGTCCAACCGGTCGGCACCAACAAGCTCACCCGGGCACCGTTCAGCGTGAAGTTCGGAGAGCCGATCGACTTCACCGGCCGCTTCGACGGTGTCGCGCAGGGCAAGGCCCGGCGTCAGGCCACCGACGAGATCATGGACGCCATCGCTGCTCTCTCGGGCCAGCAGCGGGCCGGCAAGTACAACGAGCGCGCAGCCACGGTCTGA